One genomic segment of Halalkalicoccus jeotgali B3 includes these proteins:
- a CDS encoding enoyl-CoA hydratase/isomerase family protein, giving the protein MAKSERIHDEVRIEYVADGRVARLVMEPGTNSLNTFEPRKVESMAAAVRDLDSVGCLVLYGESGFSAGADLAAIERTPQELRPARIDTIAAASNRFIRAIRELPAPVIAAVSGVAAGGGLGFVLASDLVVMHAEAVLNTAYMRVGLTPDNATPFFLVNTVGPYKARELLFDPKPITASEAVDLGLANDAVDVPESDFLAAVTDWATTLAEGPTEVYARTKRLVDTTFEGSLDQHLERERMAIKEVSDSDAFDEGLSAFLEKRAPEWG; this is encoded by the coding sequence ATGGCAAAGAGTGAGCGTATTCACGACGAGGTCCGCATCGAATACGTCGCGGACGGGCGGGTCGCCCGACTGGTCATGGAACCGGGGACGAACTCGCTCAACACTTTCGAACCGCGAAAGGTCGAATCGATGGCAGCCGCGGTCAGGGATCTTGATTCCGTCGGCTGTCTCGTACTCTACGGTGAGTCAGGTTTTTCCGCCGGCGCAGATCTCGCTGCCATCGAGCGGACGCCCCAGGAGCTGCGCCCCGCGAGGATCGACACCATTGCTGCAGCGTCGAACCGCTTCATTCGGGCGATTAGGGAGTTGCCCGCGCCCGTCATCGCGGCGGTTTCAGGGGTCGCAGCCGGCGGCGGGCTCGGGTTCGTCCTCGCGTCGGACCTCGTCGTTATGCACGCGGAGGCCGTGCTCAACACCGCCTATATGCGCGTCGGACTGACCCCCGATAACGCGACACCCTTCTTTTTGGTCAACACTGTCGGCCCGTACAAAGCTCGGGAACTACTGTTTGACCCGAAACCGATCACGGCCTCGGAGGCGGTCGATCTCGGTCTCGCGAACGACGCCGTCGATGTACCCGAGTCGGACTTTCTCGCCGCTGTCACAGACTGGGCGACAACGCTCGCGGAGGGCCCGACCGAGGTGTACGCGAGAACCAAGCGGCTGGTCGATACGACGTTCGAAGGGTCGCTTGACCAGCACCTCGAACGCGAACGGATGGCGATCAAGGAGGTAAGTGACTCAGACGCGTTCGACGAGGGACTCTCTGCATTTCTCGAGAAGCGAGCGCCGGAGTGGGGATGA
- a CDS encoding enoyl-CoA hydratase/isomerase family protein, whose translation MQFDTLDLAIEGDGIATLRLTNGPVNAINQRMRHELAEALDILREDRVRVAVVTGSEEVFSVGADVALFEEAREWTSAEFRTNSRVLGRVFDGLEEIEKPVLAAINGTCVGGGLELALACDVRIAAPDAILGFPEHNIGLLPGLGGCSRFVHLVGPGRAKDMIFSQELVDGERAGDIGLVERVEEDPEATAYTYADSLLDRPPQALGLAKRVVNAARDTDTRSAGLLESLAQSTLLETDDHREGIEAFRGKRDPEFTGE comes from the coding sequence ATGCAGTTCGACACGCTTGATCTGGCAATAGAGGGAGACGGGATCGCGACGCTTCGGCTCACGAACGGTCCGGTCAACGCGATCAACCAGCGGATGCGCCACGAATTGGCCGAGGCACTCGACATACTGCGTGAAGACCGCGTCCGCGTCGCCGTCGTGACGGGAAGCGAGGAGGTATTCTCGGTCGGTGCGGACGTCGCCCTCTTTGAGGAGGCCCGCGAGTGGACGAGCGCGGAGTTCCGGACGAACTCGCGGGTGCTGGGGCGGGTCTTCGACGGGCTCGAGGAGATAGAGAAACCCGTTCTGGCCGCTATTAACGGAACCTGCGTTGGCGGCGGACTCGAACTTGCGCTGGCCTGTGATGTCCGGATTGCGGCGCCTGACGCGATACTCGGCTTCCCCGAGCACAACATCGGGCTCCTCCCCGGCCTCGGGGGCTGTTCGCGGTTCGTTCACCTCGTGGGCCCTGGCCGGGCAAAAGACATGATCTTCAGTCAGGAACTGGTCGACGGCGAGCGGGCGGGCGACATCGGCTTGGTTGAGCGCGTCGAGGAAGACCCCGAGGCCACCGCTTACACCTATGCCGATTCATTACTCGATCGCCCTCCGCAGGCACTCGGGCTGGCGAAACGAGTCGTCAATGCGGCGCGCGATACCGACACGCGCTCGGCCGGCCTGCTTGAATCGCTCGCACAGAGCACGCTCTTGGAGACCGACGATCATCGAGAGGGTATCGAGGCCTTCCGCGGGAAGCGCGATCCCGAGTTCACCGGGGAGTGA
- a CDS encoding acyl-CoA thioesterase has translation MVVLDERWSPVQAITSHRVQFGELAGPLVHGATVFDWQLIATQQVAAAVEYSFRNILDDDGIPFAPVAVSTSVERYPTIEDRVDVEVVPLGVGNSSVELLYQMTDAEGDPLASARMVHVTIGPDGNALPLPDRVHAEFTNRLVDRDPTVGPETASADGGTYPRFESSVPIRSPHIEGAELAYFEEYPRFAGIALEEFLNERGTSLKKLSGEKQPFRLRDWRWEHKAPVPFESTLRVECNVIGIEHESVRIEHTLLADGRVGIEGVTEYGCFDRSGAAVPFDDRMLTPFDT, from the coding sequence ATGGTAGTGCTCGACGAGAGATGGAGCCCTGTGCAAGCGATTACCTCTCATCGGGTGCAGTTCGGCGAGCTCGCGGGACCCTTGGTACACGGTGCAACGGTCTTTGATTGGCAACTAATCGCCACCCAGCAGGTGGCGGCGGCCGTCGAGTACTCCTTTCGTAATATCCTCGACGACGACGGGATCCCCTTCGCTCCGGTCGCCGTGAGTACCTCAGTCGAACGGTATCCTACGATTGAGGACCGTGTTGACGTCGAGGTCGTCCCCCTAGGCGTCGGGAATTCTAGTGTTGAACTCCTCTACCAGATGACTGATGCTGAGGGCGACCCCCTCGCCAGCGCGCGAATGGTCCACGTGACGATCGGCCCGGACGGCAACGCCCTCCCGCTTCCTGATCGGGTGCATGCAGAGTTCACCAACCGACTGGTCGACCGGGACCCCACGGTCGGTCCGGAAACGGCGTCCGCTGACGGTGGAACCTACCCAAGGTTCGAGTCGTCGGTTCCGATCCGGAGTCCGCACATTGAAGGTGCCGAGCTGGCGTACTTCGAAGAGTACCCCCGGTTCGCCGGGATCGCCTTAGAAGAATTCCTCAACGAGCGGGGGACGAGCCTCAAGAAGCTGAGCGGCGAGAAACAGCCCTTTCGCCTGCGCGACTGGCGCTGGGAACACAAAGCACCGGTTCCCTTCGAGTCGACCCTGCGCGTCGAGTGCAACGTAATCGGTATCGAACATGAGTCGGTCCGTATCGAGCACACCCTGCTGGCGGACGGTCGAGTTGGTATTGAGGGAGTCACCGAATACGGCTGTTTCGACCGATCCGGGGCGGCCGTACCGTTCGACGACCGAATGCTTACACCCTTCGATACCTGA
- a CDS encoding enoyl-CoA hydratase/isomerase family protein: MSDGIPDSKVVGEECTTISVAVDERIEGVATVTLSRPESRNALDAQLRTELSDVLEAIEGDDRVRVVVLTGDDEGKAFVAGADVTELRERNAIEQREVSKRPRIYERIADLPKPVIARINGHALGGGCELAQACDVRIAHERAKLGQPEINLGIVPGGGGTQRLPRLVGQGQAMRLILSGELIDAEEAAEIGLVEEVHGDDFDERVYDLAESMAAKSPVALEFAKTAVRASTQMDLDDGIDYEAELFSQLFATNDKNEGIDAFFEDRDPEWRGR, encoded by the coding sequence ATGAGCGACGGCATTCCGGACTCCAAGGTTGTCGGCGAGGAGTGTACGACCATCTCGGTGGCCGTCGACGAACGTATCGAGGGCGTCGCGACCGTCACACTCTCGCGGCCTGAGTCGAGAAACGCGCTCGACGCACAGTTGCGAACCGAGCTCTCGGACGTGCTTGAAGCGATCGAGGGCGACGATCGCGTCAGGGTAGTCGTGCTGACCGGCGACGATGAGGGGAAAGCGTTCGTTGCCGGAGCCGATGTAACCGAACTCCGCGAGCGAAACGCGATCGAACAGCGTGAGGTCAGCAAGCGACCGCGGATCTACGAGCGGATCGCCGACCTTCCGAAGCCGGTAATCGCCCGGATCAACGGCCACGCGCTCGGCGGCGGCTGTGAACTCGCCCAAGCGTGTGACGTCCGAATCGCACACGAGCGGGCGAAGCTCGGCCAGCCGGAGATCAACCTCGGGATCGTCCCCGGCGGCGGGGGTACCCAGAGACTGCCCCGACTGGTCGGGCAGGGCCAGGCGATGCGGTTGATTCTCTCGGGCGAGTTGATCGATGCCGAGGAAGCCGCCGAGATCGGCCTCGTCGAAGAGGTCCACGGGGACGACTTCGACGAACGCGTCTACGATCTCGCGGAATCGATGGCCGCAAAGAGCCCGGTCGCCCTGGAGTTCGCGAAGACCGCAGTCCGGGCGAGCACACAGATGGACTTAGATGACGGTATCGACTACGAGGCCGAACTGTTCTCACAGCTGTTTGCGACCAATGACAAAAACGAGGGGATCGATGCGTTCTTCGAGGACCGTGACCCCGAGTGGCGGGGACGCTGA
- a CDS encoding 3-hydroxyacyl-CoA dehydrogenase family protein — translation MRVTVLGAGTMGHGIAQVAAMADNDIVVRDIEERFLEEGVEAIESNLQGGVDRGKISESEKMATLDRIDTTTDLEEAVAEADLVIEAVPEDIDIKQSTFKEIEAALTGETVIASNTSSLSVTEITSVLDRPEQAIGLHFFNPVHIMGLVEIVVAEQTDEETIAFAEEFIEEIGKEPVTVRDSAGFASSRLGVALGVEAVRMLETGVAGPRAIDRAMELGYNHPMGPIELTDIVGLDVRLDILKYLQEELGDRFRPPQLLRQKVRAGKLGKKTGEGFYLWEDGERVGVSGDLEGGR, via the coding sequence ATGCGAGTCACAGTACTCGGTGCCGGTACCATGGGGCACGGAATCGCACAGGTGGCGGCGATGGCCGACAACGACATCGTCGTCCGCGACATCGAGGAGAGGTTCCTCGAGGAGGGCGTTGAAGCAATCGAATCAAATCTCCAGGGGGGCGTCGACCGAGGCAAGATTAGTGAGAGCGAGAAGATGGCGACGCTCGACCGTATCGACACGACGACCGATCTTGAGGAGGCCGTCGCCGAGGCGGACTTGGTCATCGAAGCGGTTCCCGAAGACATTGATATCAAGCAGAGCACGTTCAAGGAGATCGAGGCCGCCTTGACCGGAGAAACGGTTATCGCCTCAAATACCTCCTCACTGTCTGTGACCGAAATCACGAGCGTACTCGACCGTCCTGAGCAGGCGATCGGGCTCCACTTCTTCAACCCGGTTCACATCATGGGGCTCGTCGAGATCGTTGTCGCCGAGCAGACGGACGAGGAGACTATCGCGTTCGCTGAGGAGTTCATCGAGGAGATCGGCAAGGAGCCCGTCACAGTCAGGGATTCGGCGGGCTTCGCCTCCTCGCGGCTGGGCGTTGCCCTCGGTGTCGAGGCCGTCCGGATGCTCGAAACCGGCGTCGCTGGACCGCGCGCGATCGACCGCGCGATGGAATTAGGCTACAACCACCCAATGGGACCAATCGAACTCACGGACATTGTCGGCCTCGACGTCCGCCTCGATATCCTCAAGTATCTCCAAGAAGAGCTCGGCGATCGGTTCCGGCCGCCTCAGTTGCTTCGACAGAAAGTCCGTGCCGGCAAACTCGGCAAGAAGACCGGAGAGGGCTTTTACCTCTGGGAGGACGGCGAGCGAGTCGGCGTCAGCGGCGATTTGGAGGGGGGTCGATGA
- a CDS encoding tyrosine-type recombinase/integrase, which yields MPDPQPQGSTTTTGTPTLYDGLTQFLEAKAKGDDSGNYRRNAKRVITRWIDWLDQRDIERFEQLDETVLAHYAEHLRRRVAANEAETTDAGIASSTAWTYYNTISAFLGWASKWDYLQENYARAGLAQESMPDRSTSQQSQQQFWTPEQRTQILDYVNERAHDAIDEKGLDADVEARDRALVAVLAFTGVRASEVFRSEHDNRTGRQGIRWRDINLEEQTISVLGKNQQRQSAWLLEQALPSVERYRTISDPPTDDWPVFPTKHAPSLYQCARTHLREVGGEGKESIEAILDENPIEEVLREYGIVPPAITTNGARSVMKQLCEAADLDILTPPEGPGYLQLHGARRGIGDTFYRMDRGTAQDLMRHQSLETTKDHYSHIDATEGAKRASEMLDESKADQ from the coding sequence ATGCCAGACCCACAACCCCAGGGTTCAACCACCACAACAGGCACTCCAACACTTTACGATGGACTCACACAATTCCTCGAGGCGAAAGCAAAAGGCGACGATTCAGGGAACTACCGACGCAACGCAAAGCGCGTTATCACCCGCTGGATCGACTGGCTCGATCAGCGCGATATCGAGCGCTTCGAGCAGCTCGACGAAACCGTCCTCGCCCACTACGCCGAACACCTCCGCCGGCGCGTCGCCGCAAACGAAGCCGAGACGACCGACGCTGGTATCGCCAGCTCAACCGCCTGGACCTACTACAACACGATCTCTGCCTTTCTCGGCTGGGCCTCCAAGTGGGACTATCTCCAGGAGAACTACGCTCGAGCCGGCCTCGCCCAGGAATCGATGCCCGACCGGTCCACTTCTCAGCAGTCCCAACAGCAGTTCTGGACCCCGGAGCAACGGACACAGATCCTCGACTACGTCAACGAGCGCGCGCACGACGCTATCGACGAGAAGGGGCTCGACGCAGACGTCGAAGCGCGGGATCGCGCGCTCGTCGCCGTCCTTGCATTCACAGGGGTGCGCGCATCCGAAGTCTTTCGCTCCGAACACGACAATCGCACCGGTCGCCAGGGCATTCGCTGGCGCGACATCAATCTCGAGGAACAGACGATCTCCGTTCTCGGGAAGAATCAGCAACGCCAATCGGCTTGGTTACTCGAGCAAGCGCTTCCCTCTGTTGAGCGCTATCGGACGATCAGCGACCCACCGACCGATGACTGGCCCGTCTTCCCGACGAAGCACGCACCATCGCTCTATCAGTGTGCTCGCACCCATCTTCGCGAGGTAGGAGGCGAAGGCAAGGAGTCAATAGAAGCGATTCTCGACGAAAATCCAATCGAGGAGGTGCTGCGGGAGTACGGGATCGTCCCGCCTGCGATCACGACAAATGGTGCTCGAAGTGTCATGAAACAACTGTGTGAAGCCGCAGACCTCGATATCCTAACTCCTCCAGAGGGACCAGGTTATCTTCAACTCCATGGGGCTCGCCGCGGGATTGGCGATACGTTCTACCGAATGGATCGGGGTACGGCGCAGGATTTGATGCGCCACCAGAGTCTCGAAACGACCAAAGACCACTATTCGCATATTGACGCAACAGAGGGAGCCAAACGTGCGAGTGAGATGCTCGATGAGTCTAAAGCCGATCAGTGA
- a CDS encoding ParA family protein, giving the protein MIDENQKSPRAIAINVLKGGFGKSTTAINLARELAERNDQVLLIDLDDNGHTTFNLGYRDRYEGENHVQNVLLDGEDPSDFIVPVVEDLDLFPSHEALEEVETDLKSAMASSQRLFRNVVDPLLGDVYDYIVVDTPANRGKINDNALFATKNLMVPLRPESGWESGITQTNKRLIQEAQQYFDLRLLALVPTDLSERLDQDTQDRNLLQAINSRDALEPFVPNFAHLSESDWEALDAGEYNDELPGIRHRASIDKAHRARTPLRDFDPQCDQLEYYDELAQIVEKGGVVR; this is encoded by the coding sequence ATGATCGACGAAAATCAAAAGAGTCCACGGGCAATCGCGATCAATGTTTTAAAAGGAGGGTTTGGAAAATCAACGACTGCTATCAATCTCGCACGAGAGCTGGCGGAGCGAAACGATCAAGTGCTACTTATCGATCTCGATGACAACGGCCATACGACGTTTAATCTTGGCTACCGGGACCGCTATGAAGGTGAAAACCATGTACAGAATGTTCTCTTGGATGGGGAAGATCCATCAGATTTCATCGTTCCTGTCGTTGAGGATCTTGACCTCTTTCCTTCGCATGAGGCACTCGAAGAGGTAGAAACAGATCTCAAGTCAGCAATGGCATCAAGTCAACGCCTGTTCCGAAATGTTGTAGATCCGCTGCTTGGAGACGTCTATGATTATATCGTCGTTGACACCCCAGCGAATAGAGGAAAAATAAACGACAATGCACTGTTTGCGACGAAGAATCTCATGGTCCCGCTTCGTCCGGAGAGTGGTTGGGAATCGGGTATTACGCAAACGAACAAGCGGCTAATTCAAGAAGCACAGCAGTATTTCGATCTCAGACTGCTTGCGCTCGTTCCAACGGATCTAAGCGAACGCTTGGATCAAGATACGCAGGATCGGAACCTACTGCAAGCCATCAACAGCCGCGATGCGCTGGAGCCATTTGTCCCAAACTTTGCGCATCTCTCTGAGTCAGATTGGGAAGCACTCGATGCTGGCGAGTACAATGATGAACTACCAGGTATTCGACATCGAGCGAGTATCGATAAAGCACACCGAGCACGAACGCCACTTCGGGACTTCGATCCTCAGTGTGATCAACTCGAGTACTACGACGAACTCGCACAGATCGTCGAGAAAGGAGGGGTGGTTCGATAA
- a CDS encoding Cdc6/Cdc18 family protein, whose product MVGDEADSRNPYESFEDNPYRSSVNIFTNESVLKEDWQPEKLPEREAELDEIRNALAPATRGVNAHNLFLYGKTGQGKTVAIDHELALLQDYAASQDTLDLSVIKTSANNQTTSYQLCAHLIKEIRDSRKKPSGIDQQSMFDLLYEEISDLEETVIIVIDEIDAIGSNDELLYELPRARKNNYIEDQWVSVIGISNNLQFRDNLSPKVKDSLYDSEIEFAPYNAEKLTSILERRAERAFVDGVLDDDVIPLCSAFAAQDEGSARQAIRLLYKSGELALNYGDDIVSETHVREARDILERKRIEEGMRSLTTQDQFALLSVVALEIDGETPARTRQVYQKYKSIVDRLDGNQLVERRVRDHLQSLGMQGFLLAETRNTGIQGGSHYRFELKTDLEATLDILSEDTRIDDVVSDLTEIATAKELT is encoded by the coding sequence ATGGTCGGTGACGAAGCCGATTCCAGGAACCCATACGAGTCATTTGAGGACAATCCCTACCGCTCGTCTGTAAACATCTTCACTAATGAAAGTGTTTTAAAAGAAGATTGGCAACCTGAAAAGTTACCGGAGCGCGAAGCAGAGCTTGACGAGATCAGAAATGCTCTCGCTCCCGCAACAAGAGGTGTGAATGCTCACAATCTGTTTCTCTATGGTAAAACTGGTCAAGGAAAGACCGTTGCTATCGATCATGAACTCGCGTTGCTACAGGACTATGCCGCCAGTCAAGATACTCTTGACCTGAGTGTTATCAAGACTAGTGCAAACAACCAAACGACGAGCTATCAGCTCTGTGCCCATCTGATCAAAGAAATTCGTGATAGCAGAAAGAAACCAAGTGGCATTGATCAACAGTCTATGTTCGATCTCCTCTATGAGGAGATTAGTGATTTAGAAGAGACAGTCATCATCGTCATCGACGAGATCGACGCAATCGGTAGCAACGACGAACTCCTCTACGAACTCCCACGAGCGCGGAAAAACAACTACATCGAAGATCAGTGGGTGAGCGTCATTGGCATCAGCAACAATCTCCAGTTTCGCGATAACCTGTCCCCGAAAGTCAAAGACTCACTTTACGACTCGGAGATTGAGTTCGCTCCGTACAACGCTGAAAAGCTAACGTCAATACTTGAGCGCCGAGCAGAGCGTGCCTTTGTTGATGGTGTGCTTGATGACGACGTCATTCCCCTTTGTTCGGCATTCGCCGCTCAAGACGAAGGGAGTGCTCGCCAAGCAATTCGTCTTTTGTACAAATCCGGTGAATTAGCGCTTAACTATGGTGACGACATCGTCAGTGAAACACATGTCCGTGAGGCACGTGACATCCTCGAACGAAAACGCATCGAGGAGGGGATGCGAAGCTTAACGACGCAGGATCAGTTTGCCCTCCTCTCCGTCGTAGCGCTTGAGATAGACGGCGAAACACCCGCCAGAACCAGGCAGGTATACCAGAAATACAAGTCAATCGTCGATCGACTCGATGGCAATCAACTCGTCGAGCGCCGCGTACGTGATCACCTTCAGAGCCTTGGCATGCAAGGCTTTCTCCTTGCAGAGACTCGGAACACGGGTATTCAGGGTGGCTCTCACTACCGGTTCGAATTAAAAACCGATCTGGAGGCCACTCTGGATATTCTCAGCGAAGACACTCGTATTGATGACGTCGTTAGTGATTTGACTGAAATTGCGACTGCAAAAGAACTGACGTAA
- a CDS encoding DUF6788 family protein — MAPTAPSSLPNYLGEGLPKQNDETLRETREYIDQLLATREQRRQESVTEDELPDEVHLLETESSGTVYLEYRTCGDDSCSCMSGGEKHGPYKYRAYRDGETVRREYLGKATETNTE, encoded by the coding sequence ATGGCTCCGACTGCACCTTCGTCACTGCCGAACTACCTTGGCGAAGGGCTTCCCAAGCAAAACGACGAGACACTTCGTGAGACACGTGAGTATATCGACCAGTTGCTTGCCACTCGCGAACAACGCCGCCAAGAGTCTGTTACTGAAGACGAATTGCCGGATGAGGTTCACCTCCTTGAAACCGAATCAAGTGGCACTGTCTATCTTGAGTATCGTACCTGCGGCGACGACAGCTGCTCATGTATGAGCGGTGGTGAGAAACACGGCCCGTACAAGTATCGTGCCTACCGTGATGGTGAGACCGTCCGACGCGAGTATCTTGGGAAAGCGACTGAGACAAACACGGAGTAA
- a CDS encoding TRAM domain-containing protein, which translates to MQLEIPKEVVEQATVDSGVVYQVAVLPTETEDVVDDYQDTASTTASASSSAAERPEPPVNEGEIRTVTIDTLGDQGDGITRVKRGFVVIVPDAEPDEEVTVEIETVQSNVAFASVVERSK; encoded by the coding sequence ATGCAGCTCGAGATTCCAAAAGAGGTAGTCGAACAAGCGACAGTTGATTCAGGAGTAGTCTATCAGGTCGCTGTGCTTCCGACGGAAACTGAGGACGTAGTAGACGACTACCAGGACACAGCATCCACTACTGCTTCAGCATCTTCATCGGCGGCAGAGAGGCCGGAGCCACCAGTCAATGAGGGTGAGATCCGAACAGTGACGATCGATACGCTCGGCGATCAGGGAGATGGAATTACTCGTGTCAAACGGGGATTCGTTGTGATCGTCCCGGATGCCGAACCCGATGAAGAGGTAACCGTTGAAATCGAGACCGTCCAGTCAAACGTCGCCTTTGCGAGTGTCGTCGAACGAAGCAAATAG
- a CDS encoding PadR family transcriptional regulator, with protein sequence MHDLTGFQRDLLYVIGGLDDPHGLALKAELEGYYDKEIHHGRLYPNLDTLVDKGLVEKSQLDRRTNVYKLTARGRREIDARQEWEQQYHHDTLSAA encoded by the coding sequence ATGCACGACCTCACTGGCTTCCAGCGGGATTTGCTCTACGTCATTGGTGGACTAGATGATCCACATGGTCTGGCACTCAAAGCCGAGCTCGAAGGATATTACGACAAAGAGATCCACCACGGGCGGCTCTACCCAAACCTTGATACGCTCGTCGACAAAGGGCTCGTCGAGAAATCACAGCTGGATCGCCGAACGAATGTCTACAAACTCACGGCACGTGGCCGGCGAGAGATCGACGCTCGCCAAGAGTGGGAACAACAGTATCACCACGACACGCTGAGTGCGGCCTAA
- a CDS encoding PadR family transcriptional regulator, with protein sequence MSEAQSTSDREERTAHDLTAFQQNMLTVLSEEPQYGLAIKRNLEAYYDEEVNHGRLYPNLDDLVKRGLVAKSELDKRTNEYELTEEGYDLLLGDLKWRFSKLVTSDDRAHEIEALVE encoded by the coding sequence ATGTCAGAGGCACAATCGACATCCGACAGAGAAGAGCGCACCGCACACGATCTGACCGCCTTCCAGCAGAACATGCTGACCGTTCTCAGCGAGGAACCTCAGTACGGCCTCGCGATCAAACGTAACCTCGAAGCGTACTACGACGAAGAAGTCAATCACGGACGGCTCTACCCCAACCTCGATGACCTCGTTAAGCGAGGGTTGGTCGCAAAAAGCGAACTCGATAAGCGCACTAACGAGTACGAACTGACCGAGGAGGGCTACGACCTCCTGCTTGGAGATCTCAAGTGGCGCTTCTCGAAGCTCGTCACTAGCGACGACCGGGCACACGAGATCGAAGCTCTTGTAGAGTAA
- a CDS encoding DUF5789 family protein, whose protein sequence is MTQSNEKDSTREQGVEFGSLTDDLATCEYPVECTKLIDTYGEATLQLPNGTQSFQDVMHPSKTNASNRRKLSSRPLSGT, encoded by the coding sequence ATGACTCAATCGAATGAGAAAGACAGCACCCGAGAGCAGGGAGTTGAGTTTGGCTCGCTGACCGATGATCTTGCAACCTGTGAGTACCCAGTTGAGTGTACGAAGTTGATCGATACATACGGTGAGGCGACCCTACAGCTTCCAAACGGTACACAATCGTTTCAGGACGTGATGCACCCCTCAAAGACGAACGCTTCGAATCGCCGGAAGCTGTCCAGCAGGCCGTTATCGGGTACGTGA
- a CDS encoding DUF7509 family protein produces MAVKITRDLLTKRLGHVKYDRFFFYLMGPYKSFDLNYVLSDEQRREIDIEDLPGPLRRLFQSKDTIDNAQALLRRIQGELRVDPGINAFLALDVDVDIDEVDAATQSIEYTRCSNATAFILPFLGHNFGVGEEAGSILEALTETHGDRLLFVHEANVTSAMIWSAARRWDLRVETYETEAELIDALGLFAGGIMHQEQRGELDRLD; encoded by the coding sequence ATGGCTGTGAAGATTACACGTGACCTACTCACCAAACGACTTGGGCACGTGAAATATGATCGATTTTTCTTCTATTTGATGGGGCCATATAAGTCGTTTGATCTCAACTACGTTCTTAGTGACGAGCAGCGCCGCGAGATTGATATCGAAGACCTTCCAGGACCGTTGCGTCGTCTCTTTCAGAGTAAGGACACTATCGACAATGCACAGGCGCTCTTGCGACGGATCCAAGGTGAACTTCGCGTTGATCCCGGCATAAATGCGTTTCTGGCGCTCGATGTTGATGTAGATATTGACGAGGTAGACGCGGCAACCCAGAGCATTGAGTACACCCGATGCAGCAATGCAACTGCGTTCATACTGCCGTTCCTTGGACACAACTTTGGTGTTGGTGAAGAGGCCGGCAGTATTCTTGAGGCGCTCACGGAAACCCACGGCGATCGATTACTCTTCGTTCACGAGGCCAATGTTACAAGTGCGATGATCTGGTCGGCAGCGAGGCGATGGGATCTACGTGTCGAAACGTATGAAACAGAGGCTGAACTCATCGATGCACTCGGGCTGTTCGCTGGTGGTATTATGCACCAAGAACAACGGGGTGAGCTCGATCGCCTCGATTGA
- a CDS encoding ArsR/SmtB family transcription factor yields the protein MATNHTQTLSGGFPEDPEDLLSDDSILSLDEYLAMHAAVGHRTRYEILYRLVHGGAMSPKELEAAINIDDSTLHYHLNKLVDVGLVEKRQRTERGQEGLYTYYRATVFGNVTLTEGVDELIKGEQEFEAIYDSSTES from the coding sequence ATGGCGACGAATCACACACAAACGCTCAGTGGTGGTTTCCCGGAAGACCCGGAGGATCTGTTGTCCGATGATAGCATCCTTAGCCTGGATGAGTACCTTGCGATGCATGCCGCAGTCGGCCATCGAACCCGCTATGAAATCCTCTATCGACTCGTCCACGGCGGAGCCATGAGTCCCAAAGAGTTAGAAGCAGCAATCAATATCGACGACAGTACTCTCCACTATCACCTCAACAAACTCGTCGATGTTGGACTTGTCGAGAAGCGACAGCGGACCGAGCGAGGACAAGAGGGGTTGTATACGTATTATCGGGCAACGGTATTCGGGAACGTAACGCTCACTGAAGGCGTTGACGAACTCATCAAAGGTGAACAAGAATTCGAAGCGATATATGACAGCTCTACTGAGAGCTAA